A stretch of Komagataella phaffii GS115 chromosome 2, complete sequence DNA encodes these proteins:
- a CDS encoding uncharacterized protein (DNA binding protein with similarity to the S. pombe Snt2 protein) — protein sequence MSSGARPKRSASLKVNYKEATEKEYDAMLHKSISKSPSKRQKKVTPPSTANTSETPNLDTANPSIYVPIDEEVPLNWQPPVKKQDRFNNVLDLEGAIISENTLILKNRQPISKGQCIYMISEPAGEPYYIGRILGFEKKENFTDNPQDAKNFMFKINWYYRPRDLVKRSTDSRLLYATMHTDNCPIQSYRGTVTIKHKSEIANLDEFKQTPNCFYFEKLFDRYMIKLYDVLPTKSLDHLPENYYRALNKRFEYVFVETGKAQTLLSAPKNCEKCYQWCSNMDSVHCLNCEKYYHMLCLDPPILSKPKRGFGWYCAKCSRDMEVELSERRGKLLEDSVDDDKDDEVEDDEKNEVERQSTPSSLPHYEEAAIQFLENDSTHSLEERRKLEEWPYRYLGVHAKLEDALDLQDRPYPRAASRLGAKHQCNYIPDWFGHPLKYYDKLDDDGKVVDSHKKKQRYFKSKSKVSPPPISVIEDANVLKVPDEYKGQTPDTYPPWLLPRPRGYIERGGDDTAVLMWRQPKDQSDMVESYIEKCSEVSDKLGLYRKTPNFMDAILKFLMDSNYDPIKAFEEVKKLTRDSVKEPTLTPEELEKFEAAVKKYGSELYPVYQAVGTQKCPDIVRFYYLWKKTPNGHRIWDNFEGRHKNKIKAAIKTTKGTPEDINDSGDDSAFDSKKIKAQRFECKYCHSNHSTQWFKVSGAEISENGSRIALCMRCARLWRRYGVVWEEPNEKPTPKAGAAWKKKIESELVRDNEAIIKAREMYRQHPRKIGSKRKADDYESPTTKQNGSVKRSKQDKEKNKTEQIKLESKKSEPKKADNKKAATKKTESKKVVTNPEQKQKVKRKKVEKKSPDPKLKGDSTKPLTKKSRSKDSTKQDKSSLATTTKVKANKEPKDSNKLLKIAPKKLPPQKQPLVSDKAIEEAKLPFAVSELASFLPWRKLFNRYASDYEISNLTLDTIKRIMKSIRPGNPIEDNKKVWKLLKSAQLPGLTSKNMSLPLYDLQSRPCSVCRTFDDINEMLICINCGLNVHASCYGMDTKIEGNSFQMESGYYNYKWCCDPCSNDLHPLISTYYSCMLCNAREIDHDACITGQPNAIPDCLKRTTSDDWAHVICALFTKGITFGNPAAMQPIQGVEAVLHKNTNLSCGICGVRGGGMADCHLCKKEMHLTCAVDVAGCMFGFLIDNSSDNRDAIKISDEVCGLPSQCLICNSHPISTLPKNFVPLRAHGTLLNQIGKPFVLVLSQFLKVSKSADSLQLHSKIIQREIAPDLTEKRIVLNPSPLFQNILNSVSPESKNNSVKLSCQRCNGIQSPIWYPYHEDSQAENNSKVECHSCHYGPQQNREIPNLKRFTERLDLSRLQIVND from the coding sequence ATGTCGTCTGGAGCAAGACCAAAACGGTCAGCAAGCCTGAAGGTTAACTACAAAGAGGCGACAGAGAAGGAGTACGATGCTATGCTTCACAAGAGCATTTCGAAGTCTCCTTCCAAAAGACAGAAGAAAGTCACACCTCCTTCCACTGCGAATACAAGTGAGACCCCCAATTTAGACACAGCCAATCCTTCCATATACGTTCCCATAGACGAAGAGGTTCCTTTAAACTGGCAGCCTCCGGTCAAAAAGCAAGATAGGTTCAACAATGTGCTGGATCTTGAAGGGGCCATAATATCAGAGAACACTCTGATCCTCAAAAATAGACAGCCAATTAGTAAAGGCCAATGTATATACATGATCAGTGAACCTGCGGGTGAGCCGTACTATATTGGCAGGATCTTAGGgtttgaaaaaaaggaGAATTTCACTGATAATCCTCAAGACGCAAAGAACTTCATGTTCAAGATAAATTGGTATTACAGACCAAGAGATCTTGTGAAGAGGTCGACCGATTCAAGACTACTTTACGCCACAATGCATACAGACAACTGTCCAATACAAAGCTATAGAGGAACTGTGACTATCAAGCATAAATCGGAGATTGCGAACTTGGACGAATTCAAGCAAACTCCCAACTGCttttactttgaaaaactgttTGATCGGTACATGATTAAACTGTACGACGTTTTGCCTACCAAGTCCTTAGATCACTTGCCCGAGAATTACTACCGAGCTTTGAATAAGAGATTTGAATATGTGTTTGTGGAAACTGGTAAGGCACAGACTCTGTTATCAGCTCCGAAAAACTGTGAGAAATGCTACCAATGGTGTAGCAACATGGACAGTGTTCACTGTTTAAACTGTGAAAAATACTACCATATGTTGTGTCTTGATCCACCTATCTTATCTAAGCCGAAAAGAGGGTTTGGATGGTACTGTGCAAAGTGTTCAAGAGACATGGAGGTTGAACTAAgtgaaagaagaggaaaattattggaagaTTCAGTCGATGATGATAAGGACGACGAAgttgaagacgatgaaaAGAACGAAGTCGAAAGACAATCTACGCCAAGTTCTTTACCGCATTATGAGGAAGCAGCCATTCAGTTCCTTGAAAATGACTCCACGcattctcttgaagaacgaCGAAAGCTGGAAGAATGGCCGTATAGGTATCTAGGTGTTCATGCAAAACTAGAGGACGCACTGGATCTACAAGATAGACCATACCCACGAGCTGCTTCCAGACTGGGTGCTAAACACCAATGCAACTATATCCCCGACTGGTTTGGACACCCTTTAAAGTATTACGACAAACTTGACGATGACGGAAAGGTAGTAGATTCACACAAGAAAAAGCAACGATatttcaaatccaaatcCAAGGTCAGCCCTCCTCCCATTTCCGTTATTGAGGACGCCAATGTGTTGAAAGTTCCAGATGAATACAAAGGCCAAACACCAGATACATATCCTCCTTGGCTGCTGCCAAGACCAAGAGGATACATTGAGAGAGGCGGTGACGATACGGCGGTGTTGATGTGGAGGCAACCAAAGGACCAGAGTGATATGGTAGAGTCTTATATTGAGAAATGTTCTGAGGTTTCAGATAAGCTGGGATTGTACCGGAAAACTCCCAATTTTATGGATGCTATATTGAAATTCCTTATGGACAGCAATTACGACCCTATAAAGGCATTTGAGGAAGTCAAAAAGCTTACTCGAGATTCGGTAAAGGAGCCTACATTAACGCCAGAAGagcttgaaaagtttgagGCTGCAGTGAAAAAATATGGTAGTGAACTATATCCTGTCTATCAAGCAGTGGGAACACAGAAATGCCCTGACATCGTCAGGTTTTATTAcctttggaagaaaactCCTAATGGGCATCGGATATGGGATAATTTCGAAGGAAGACACAAGAACAAAATTAAAGCAGCAATAAAGACGACTAAAGGCACACCTGAGGACATTAACGACTCAGGGGATGATTCTGCTTTTGATTCCAAGAAGATAAAAGCGCAGCGTTTTGAGTGCAAGTACTGCCATTCAAATCACTCGACGCAGTGGTTCAAGGTGAGCGGTGCAGAAATTTCCGAAAATGGATCCCGAATAGCTCTTTGTATGCGATGCGCTCGTCTTTGGAGACGTTATGGAGTCGTTTGGGAAGAACCAAACGAGAAACCTACCCCTAAGGCAGGTGCTGCatggaaaaagaagattgaatCAGAGCTGGTCAGAGATAATGAAGCAATCATTAAAGCCAGAGAAATGTATAGACAACACCcaagaaagattggaagcaaaagaaaggCTGATGATTACGAATCTCCAACAACGAAGCAGAATGGTTCAGTGAAGAGGTCGAAACAAGATAAGGAAAAGAACAAAACAGAACAAATTAAGCTTGAATCTAAAAAATCGGAGCCAAAGAAGGCGGATAACAAGAAGGCAGCAACCAAAAAGACTGAATCCAAGAAGGTTGTGACTAATCCTGAGCAAAAGCAAAAGgtaaagagaaagaaggttgAGAAGAAATCTCCTGATCCGAAACTAAAGGGTGACTCCACAAAACCTTTAACCAAGAAATCAAGATCGAAAGACAGTACAAAGCAAGACAAATCATCTTTGGCCACTACTACAAAAGTTAAGGCTAATAAAGAACCTAAAGATTCAAATAAATTGCTAAAAATAGCTCCCAAGAAACTGCCACCTCAAAAACAACCATTAGTCTCTGACAAGGCCATCGAGGAAGCAAAATTGCCCTTCGCAGTTTCAGAGTTGGcctcttttcttccttggagAAAACTGTTCAACCGCTATGCCAGTGATTATGAAATTTCCAACTTAACATTGGATACGATCAAACGAATAATGAAATCCATAAGGCCAGGCAACCCAATAGAAGATAACAAAAAAGTGTGGAAGCTTTTGAAGTCTGCACAACTTCCTGGCTTGACTTCCAAGAATATGAGTTTACCACTCTATGACCTGCAATCGAGACCATGTAGCGTCTGTCGCACctttgatgatatcaatgaaATGCTGATTTGCATAAATTGTGGTCTTAATGTTCATGCTTCGTGTTATGGTATGGATACAAAGATTGAGGGAAACTCATTTCAGATGGAGAGTGGATATTACAACTACAAATGGTGCTGCGATCCGTGCAGCAATGATTTACATCCTTTGATATCAACTTACTACTCTTGCATGCTTTGTAATGCTAGAGAGATTGATCATGATGCCTGCATTACTGGGCAGCCAAATGCCATTCCTGATTGCTTGAAGCGAACAACGTCTGACGACTGGGCCCATGTTATCTGTGCTCTTTTTACAAAGGGCATAACTTTCGGTAATCCAGCTGCAATGCAGCCAATTCAGGGGGTAGAGGCAGTCTTGCATAAGAATACTAATTTGAGTTGTGGAATTTGTGGTGTCCGTGGAGGAGGCATGGCAGACTGTCATCTATGTAAAAAGGAAATGCATCTAACCTGCGCTGTGGACGTTGCAGGCTGTATGTTTGGATTTTTGATTGACAACAGCTCTGATAATCGAGATGCCATCAAAATCAGTGATGAGGTTTGTGGGCTCCCTAGTCAATGTCTTATTTGCAATAGTCATCCTATTTCCACTCTCCCCAAGAACTTTGTGCCATTGCGGGCCCATGGAACTCTTTTGAACCAAATTGGTAAACCTTTCGTATTGGTCTTGagtcaatttttgaaggtCAGCAAATCTGCGGATTCATTGCAACTGCATTCTAAAATCATTCAACGAGAGATTGCCCCTGATCTAACCGAGAAAAGGATAGTATTGAACCCATCACCACTATTTCAGAACATCTTGAACAGCGTTTCTCCTGAATCGAAAAATAACAGCGTCAAGCTCTCTTGTCAGCGTTGTAATGGTATCCAGTCACCAATATGGTATCCTTACCATGAAGATAGTCAAGCAGAGAACAACTCGAAAGTTGAATGCCATAGTTGCCATTATGGACCTCAACAGAATCGAGAGATTCCCAACCTGAAAAGATTCACTGAAAGGCTAGATCTTTCCAGGCTACAGATAGTTAATGATTAG
- a CDS encoding Mitochondrial ribosomal protein of the small subunit, has similarity to mammalian apoptosis mediator translates to MSTELSLVIVNRCIYFKPSPLGHPPATCLYPILRHPPSIFAYNYYVCHYLSLPSFTTSDQILLFPYIISCTTQYLPTNRSYRKVFLHSTMFRGIRALHTSAASLAEKKVSLSFRKEAKGFVKRSKGPGNHKNFINVSSTTLLKKSESHLPDLKPQNLTKNVVTNFPNDSVKALHHLGSFRKGQFNEAFSRPVSLVRDATIRLEKILQKALTTDSTNTRIAIIGESGVGKTTTLAQFQSMAKSHKAIVFAINNADNFVDGSSDFGPSALDTVEYRQPMVTRKLIKKFFKANKDELNIPLTEDIKFATVKSFGERKGKQQDLAFKAKENTLFDVLNHAVHYRGDLSHCLHFTFSQLSASNVPVFLTVDNFTAFTQNPITAYRDTKNNRIYFDRFEIPSLILRYIRGDDKFNKGGVLISSSGKHKSNDTLSVALGDKSYEPYAKFGDFDRKLAATLQNLEKFEVPSLNKEEVGSLLQYYLDQGIIHNEKTDEINFESFRDNKFFYSSGNPRELLKSCTLNYY, encoded by the coding sequence ATGAGCACAGAGCTCAGTCTAGTTATTGTGAACAGGTGCATTTACTTCAAACCATCGCCTCTTGGTCACCCTCCCGCAACCTGTCTCTATCCAATCCTTAGACATCCCCCTTCAATCTTTGCCTATAACTATTATGTATGCCATTACCTTTCCCTACCATCTTTTACCACCTCCGACCAGATCCTCCTATTCCCTTACATTATATCGTGCACCACCCAATATCTACCGACAAATCGTTCGTATCGAAAAGTTTTTCTCCATAGCACAATGTTCAGAGGTATAAGGGCCTTGCACACATCTGCTGCATCGCTGGCAGAGAAGAAGGTGTCCTTGTCTTTCAGGAAAGAGGCTAAAGGTTTTGTGAAAAGATCGAAAGGTCCAGGTAATCAcaagaatttcatcaatgtaTCTAGCACGActctcttgaagaagagcGAGAGTCACCTTCCAGATTTGAAACCACAGAATTTGACCAAGAACGTTGTGACCAACTTTCCCAACGATTCGGTAAAGGCTCTACATCATCTAGGATCTTTCCGTAAAGGTCAATTCAACGAGGCCTTTTCTCGTCCCGTATCTTTGGTTAGGGACGCCACAATcagattggaaaagatcTTGCAAAAGGCGCTAACCACCGACTCCACCAACACAAGAATTGCCATTATCGGTGAAAGTGGAGTTGGAAAGACCACCACATTGGCTCAATTCCAATCGATGGCCAAATCACACAAAGCTATCGTATTTGCCATCAACAACGCCGACAATTTCGTTGATGGCTCATCTGATTTTGGCCCAAGCGCTCTGGACACAGTCGAATATAGACAACCAATGGTGACTCGGAAACTGatcaaaaagtttttcaaggCCAATAAAGACGAGCTGAATATTCCGTTGACCGAAGACATCAAGTTCGCAACTGTAAAGTCATTCGGTGAGAGAAAGGGAAAGCAACAAGATCTCGCTTTCAAAGCAAAGGAGAACACACTgtttgatgttttgaatCATGCTGTGCACTACAGAGGTGACCTGTCTCATTGCTTGCACTTTACCTTCTCCCAGCTGTCTGCTTCCAATGTTCCAGTGTTTTTAACCGTTGACAACTTCACTGCGTTCACACAGAATCCCATAACTGCCTACAGAGACACCAAGAATAATCGCATATATTTTGACAGGTTTGAGATTCCatctttgatattgagaTATATCCGCGGAGAtgacaagttcaacaaagGTGGTGTCttaatttcttcatccgGAAAACATAAATCCAATGACACACTATCCGTTGCCCTGGGGGACAAAAGTTATGAACCCTATGCTAAGTTTGGTGATTTTGACCGAAAATTGGCTGCAACCTTGCAGAATCTGGAAAAGTTTGAGGTTCCCAGTCTGaataaagaagaagtcggatctcttcttcaatacTACCTGGATCAGGGTATCATCCACAACGAGAAAACAGACGAGATTAACTTCGAATCTTTCAGAGACAACAAGTTTTTCTACAGTTCTGGAAACCCCAGGGAATTGCTGAAATCATGTACTTTAAACTACTACTAG
- a CDS encoding Alpha (guanylyltransferase) subunit of the mRNA capping enzyme, a heterodimer (the other subunit is, whose translation MVEMEERDVPTIPGEPLGQEMTRFLKGVVSTITRVPPTTFPGSQPVSFQRVHLEDNLMNKDYYVCEKSDGLRCLLLTLLHPETGDEGTFLITRANEYFMVPNFHFPLSPNDFSKPHNGTIVDGELVLSRTPEGTKQLRYLIFDCLAYNGESVMNKLTPKRLYYASELFYKPYRKLREKHPVDCQNFPFKLYFKDMTEPFKISKIFQQLHNLSYVSDGLILTCSETPYVVGTDSTLLKWKPAEENTIDFKLLLEFPKYEDEDVPEGPDRVYPDYDSKPTIYLYEWVGGQSAVNSTDPEKYEADFSKHQEFGQLTLTDEEWQELKESGERFNGRIAEVNQDKSKHWRLLRFRDDKLNANHYTVVGKVIQSIRDGVTKEELIQAQEQIRKNWEIRQRRRKEMAAGAAANGGQTSHRSAPAPVKPPTQQRPQPVPQQKPTTELKRPLEDQESSDDALDEFPTYDRSPSPDYSRKKVKGE comes from the coding sequence ATGGTTGAAATGGAAGAGCGAGATGTTCCAACGATTCCCGGAGAGCCTCTTGGTCAAGAAATGACTAGGTTTTTGAAGGGAGTCGTCAGCACCATCACCAGAGTTCCTCCTACTACCTTCCCTGGGTCGCAGCCCGTaagctttcaaagagtCCATTTGGAGGACAACTTGATGAATAAGGATTACTACGTGTGTGAGAAATCTGATGGCCTGCGCTGTCTGCTTTTGACGCTATTACACCCAGAAACCGGGGATGAGGGAACATTTTTGATCACCCGAGCTAATGAGTATTTTATGGTAccaaattttcattttcctttaaGCCCAAATGATTTTTCCAAACCTCACAATGGGACGATTGTGGATGGCGAACTTGTCTTGAGCAGAACGCCCGAAGGCACCAAACAATTGAGGTACCTGATTTTCGACTGTCTTGCCTACAACGGAGAGTCTGTCATGAATAAACTGACTCCCAAGAGACTTTACTACGCAAGTGAATTGTTCTACAAACCATATAGAAAACTAAGAGAAAAACATCCTGTTGACTGTCAGAATTTTCCATTTAAATTGTACTTCAAGGATATGACTGAACCGTTCAAGATCTCCAAGATATTTCAGCAGTTGCACAACCTGTCCTATGTTTCTGATGGTCTTATATTGACATGTTCAGAGACCCCGTATGTGGTCGGAACAGATTCTACATTGTTGAAGTGGAAACCTGCGGAGGAAAATACCATTGATTTCAAGCTTTTGCTGGAGTTCCCCAAGtatgaagatgaagacgtTCCTGAAGGTCCAGATCGAGTCTACCCTGATTACGACTCCAAGCCGACTATATATTTGTATGAGTGGGTAGGTGGACAATCTGCCGTCAACTCCACTGATCCTGAGAAGTACGAGGCTGATTTTTCGAAGCACCAAGAGTTCGGCCAGCTTACTCTTacagatgaagaatggCAAGAATTGAAGGAGTCTGGTGAAAGGTTCAATGGTAGAATAGCAGAGGTGAATCAGGATAAAAGTAAGCATTGGAGACTCCTTCGGTTTAGAGACGATAAATTGAATGCCAACCACTACACTGTTGTGGGGAAAGTAATACAATCTATCAGAGATGGGGTGAcgaaagaagaattgatTCAAGCACAGGAGCAAATACGTAAGAACTGGGAAATTcgtcaaagaagaagaaaagagatgGCAGCAGGTGCTGCTGCTAACGGTGGACAAACATCCCATAGGTCTGCCCCTGCTCCTGTTAAACCACCCACACAACAAAGACCGCAACCAGTGCCCCAACAGAAACCCACAACTGAATTGAAAAGGCCATTAGAAGATCAAGAATCTTCCGATGACGCATTGGATGAATTTCCAACGTATGACAGATCACCAAGCCCTGATTATTCCCGAAAAAAGGTTAAAGGAGAGTAG